From a region of the Rhodococcus sp. 4CII genome:
- the dusB gene encoding tRNA dihydrouridine synthase DusB produces the protein MSSLRIGSLELRSPVVLAPMAGITNVAFRTLCRELETERAGSTSGLYVCEMVTARALVERQPATLHMTTFGPTETPRSLQLYTVDPDTTYAAAKMIVDENMADHIDMNFGCPVPKVTRKGGGAALPYKRTLFGRIVAAAVKATEGTDVPVTVKFRVGIDAEHHTHLDAGRIAAGEGAAAVALHARTASQRYSGTADWNEIARLKEHVTDVPVLGNGDIFAAEDAARMMEQTGCDGVVVGRGCLGRPWLFAELSAALNGNPQPTPPTLGEVATIIRRHAELLADHHGEDKGLRELRKHVSWYLRGFPAGSELRVAMALVSTLTELDDLLVQLDPAIPFPKDAEGPRGRQGSPGTVALPEGWLDDPEDCLVPAGADLMHSGG, from the coding sequence ATGTCATCCCTTCGAATCGGATCGCTCGAACTGCGCAGTCCGGTGGTCCTGGCCCCCATGGCCGGCATCACCAACGTCGCGTTCCGCACGCTGTGCCGTGAGCTCGAGACGGAGCGCGCCGGCAGCACGTCCGGCCTGTACGTCTGCGAGATGGTGACGGCACGCGCCCTGGTGGAGCGGCAGCCCGCGACCCTGCACATGACGACGTTCGGCCCGACCGAGACACCGCGCTCGCTGCAGCTGTACACCGTCGATCCCGACACCACATACGCCGCGGCCAAGATGATCGTGGACGAGAACATGGCCGACCACATCGACATGAACTTCGGCTGCCCGGTTCCCAAGGTCACCCGCAAGGGTGGTGGTGCCGCCCTGCCGTACAAGCGCACCCTGTTCGGCCGGATCGTCGCGGCGGCGGTGAAGGCGACCGAGGGCACCGACGTCCCGGTGACCGTCAAGTTCCGTGTCGGCATCGACGCCGAGCACCACACGCATCTCGACGCCGGCCGGATCGCTGCCGGCGAGGGCGCCGCCGCGGTCGCACTGCACGCGCGTACCGCCTCGCAGCGGTACTCCGGCACCGCCGACTGGAACGAGATCGCCCGCCTCAAGGAACACGTGACGGACGTGCCCGTCCTCGGAAACGGCGACATCTTCGCCGCCGAGGACGCCGCCCGGATGATGGAGCAGACCGGATGCGACGGCGTCGTCGTCGGCCGTGGATGCCTGGGCAGGCCGTGGCTGTTCGCCGAGCTGAGCGCGGCGCTGAACGGGAACCCGCAGCCCACTCCGCCCACCCTCGGCGAGGTGGCCACCATCATTCGCCGCCACGCGGAACTCCTCGCCGATCATCACGGCGAGGACAAGGGTCTGCGCGAACTGCGCAAGCACGTTTCCTGGTACCTGCGGGGCTTCCCCGCCGGGTCGGAACTGCGGGTCGCGATGGCCCTCGTGAGCACCCTCACCGAACTGGACGATCTCCTCGTCCAGCTCGATCCCGCCATCCCGTTCCCGAAGGACGCCGAGGGACCGCGCGGACGGCAGGGATCACCCGGTACGGTCGCGCTCCCCGAGGGCTGGCTCGACGACCCCGAAGACTGCCTCGTGCCCGCCGGCGCCGACCTCATGCATTCCGGTGGTTAG